In a single window of the Gossypium hirsutum isolate 1008001.06 chromosome D02, Gossypium_hirsutum_v2.1, whole genome shotgun sequence genome:
- the LOC107894018 gene encoding uncharacterized protein At4g28440 produces the protein MAESKSLRKPVFTKVDQLRPGTIGHTLTVKVVNTKMVLQKGRADGPPVRQMRIAECLVGDETGMIIFTARNEQVDLMKEGTTITLRNAKIDMFKGSMRLAVDKWGRVEVAEPANFNVKEDNNLSLIEYELVNVVEE, from the exons ATGGCGGAATCAAAGTCATTGAGGAAACCTGTTTTTACCAAGGTGGACCAACTCCGCCCTGGCACTATTGGTCACACTCTTACTGTCAAGGTTGTCAATACAAAGATGGTATTGCAGAAGGGTCGGGCTGATGGTCCTCCGGTGCGTCAAATGCGAATTGCTGAATGCTTGGTAGGAGATGAAACTGGAATGATTATCTTTACTGCTAGAAATGAACAAG TGGACTTAATGAAAGAGGGTACTACCATAACTCTTCGCAATGCGAAAATTGACATGTTTAAAGGATCGATGAGGCTTGCTGTGGACAAGTGGGGTCGTGTTGAGGTTGCTGAACCTGCTAATTTCAATGTGAAGGAAGACAACAATCTGTCACTGATCGAGTATGAACTGGTTAATGTCGTTGAAGAGTAA